The Saccharolobus shibatae B12 genomic interval AAATGACTCTAACCAAAGTTCAACTTCATCTATGTTTAAAACTTTTATGGGATTATCGTTTTCCATAAGCGTTGTAGAATCGTAGTATGCTAATCCATTTCTTATCTTAAACTTTATAACATAGTATCGTTGGTTTGGCATCTCTCCTTCCCCTCCTGCTTCTTCTATCGTTGGGGGGTAAAATATTGCTAGCAATTCTTCTCCGTTTTCCCTAACGTCAAAACCTCTTCTAGTAAGCATATCTATCAATTTTTTATACTCTACTGGTTTCAATGTCACTCACCTTCTTTCTTACCATTAGTTTCATTCCCTCTCTTTTCACAACTACTATATCTTCGTTTTTCTTTATATCCTCTAGAGCTAAGGCTCGCCAATACTCACCCTCTACTATTACATACCCTTCTTGTCCAGATTTTATATCGTCAACTGCTTTTCCAATTTTTCCCTCATAGGAGTATAAGTTTCTTCCTCTAGTTTTTATAACAACGTTAATAACCCGATATGTTAAGAAACCTAGTAGGGCTAACGTAGGAATATCTATTATAGGGTCAGAGATGTAACCAGTAACGACTAAAATTGCGATTAAAACTGCGATAATTATCAAGGTGATTGCTACTGGGTGTGCCACAGATTTTTTATTAGCTTAATTGGTATATATTTGTGATGTATAAGGTTCTGCTCATAATAATTCTATTGTTGCCATTATCAATGCCCTTGACAATACATACCATTTCACAACCCTCTTCTCTGGCTTTTCCTTCTGGAGTAACCAGTTATCCTTTGAATACAGTGATCTATACAGATTTTGTTATGGGTAGGATCAATATTTCATATTTAAATATAGGTAGCTCATACTTACCGGGAGGAGAATATTTCACTACGGGGAACGCATCTCTTCAATTAAACGCTATGGTATTGGGAAAGTATTGGGCACAAAATGTAATCCTATTTCATCAAATATCAAATAATACCTTTTATGCTACACTGATAGTAAATCTTTGGAATCTTTCCGGCCCCTTTAGTAATACCACAGGAAATTCGATAGTATATCAAGGCCTTGGTGTAATTTGTTATCAAGGTCCAACGTTCAAGGTAAACTTACCCCTTTCCATAAGTCTATTTATGGAAATAGTTAATTCTACATTAGACTTTGGATATGATATAAATGGGGAAAGAGGGATTTACTTCAGATATCCCCTAATAGGCTTATTCCAGTTAGGCGGTCTTTCATTACTAGGGTTGCCAAATGATCTAGAGTTAGTTTGGGGAGGACCAGGTGGTGGTAGTGTGGTTTTTATGAACGTGAGTAGCATAGCCAATTTGTATTATTTCAATGGCAATAGTTTAAGTATTGTACCCAATGCTTACTCTATTGGATTTGATACTGCAGAGGCGGCATTTGGGGTTAAGATATACTCCACTTTTCCTAGTGTATTCTCGCCTATGGCAATTGAGACAAGTGGGCTTAACGTTCCTTCAGTATTATGGCCAATCCCTCCCCACGTTTTGGTTAATCAGACTAGTGATAGAATAACTGTGAAATTGTCAATAAGTAATAAGTCATTGTCTGGGCAAGCGGTTTATTTAGAAACTGGATTTCCTCCTTCAGTAGTATCTTCTGCACTAACAAACTCCTCTGGAATTGCGGTATTTCCTAATAATAATTACTCGTTTTACGTAGTTTATTTTCCGGGCAACTTTACGCTATCTTCGGCATATTATTTTTCCTCACCAATCCTTAATTCGCTTTCTAGCAAGTTTCATTCATACTACCAAGATTTATTGAATTTCCTTAACTCTGCCCAAAATTCCTTTAAGAAGGGTATAAAGTCTATATTGTCAAAGCAGGAGACTTCCATAACTACTACCACGTTAACTTCCACTACTTCAAGCCCTCCCCAATTTGGTGTCAACTTGTATATTATACTTTACATCTTAGCTTTTGTAATAGGTATGGTTATTTCAGCAATATTAATAAGGTTCAAATTATAGTTATATATTTGGAGGTAGTAAGATTTGGCAATTAATGTAGGAGACATAGTAGGCATAGTATTTCTAATCATTATAATAATTATATTTATTGCCATGTCATTTAGAGTAGTCAGAGAATGGGAGAGAGCTGTTGTATTGAGATTAGGGAGATTTTTGAGAGTAAAAGGCCCTGGAATCATATTCCTTATACCATTTGTTGATAGACCATTGATAGTAGATCTAAGAGTAAATACTGTTGAGGTTCCACCTCAAACTATCTTAACTAGAGATAACGTTACTGTAAGTGTAGACGCAGTAGTGTATTATAAAGTGGTTGACCCACAAAAAGCAGTATTAAGCGTTTACAACTATAATGTAGCAGTACTAAATTTAGCTCAGACATCATTGAGGGATATTGTTGGACAAATGGAATTAGATGAGCTATTAAGTAAAAGGGAAGAGATCAATAAGAGGATACAAGAAATTTTAGATGTTACGACTGAAGGGTGGGGAATTAAAGTCACTGCTGTAACTATAAGAGATATTAGATTATCTCAAGATTTGCTATCTGCTATGGCGAAGCAAGCTGAGGCAGAGAGATTAAGAAGAGCAAAGGTAATACTAAGTGAAGGTGAAAGGCAAGCTGCAAGTATTTTAGCTGATGCATCTGCTTATTACAAGGATAATCCATCAGCATTACAGTTGAGGTTTTTGGAAACATTATCAGACATTTCACAAAGAGGAGGTTTAATAATAGTAGTTCCTGCAGGAAATGAAATATACCCTACTCTAGGTACTAGTGCTGCTTTATCAACTCTTTCAAAAAAGTTACAAACTGAAACCAAATAGTCAGCTGGACTAGGAGTCTTCATCTATCATCTAAGTCTTTCTCATCATTAATTCCGCTAACTTATCGTTTATATCCAAATAGTTTTCTCTAGCTAGGTTAAATAGTAATGCGTATTTTTTTGCATCTTGTGAATTTATTTCCGAAAGTTCGTCAGCTAATTTATTCAATAACGTAACTTCTCTAACACCTTGCATAGCCCATGTGTTCAAATATTTAATTGGCGTGAAGTCAGGTTCCTTTTCAACTAACACATCTATTCTAGCTATTGGTGATGTTATGTTATACTGGTAATAGATAGAGTATATGGAGAGTGAATCGTTAAACACATTTTTATATTGATTATAAGCCTTTAAGATCCCCTTTAGATCATCTAATATTATCTGATTATTTATTAACGAGTCCCAATTTATCCATCCTAGAAAGATTGGTTTATTAAACTCAGACTTTTCGAGTCTATATTTATATATAATATTAGATATTATGTAATTCTCCCTTGCTTTAATCAGTGCCGGATAACTATTTAAAAATTCCTTAATCAATATTCTATGGGAGAAGTTCTTTACTATTCCCATGATTAATTTGTTCTTACCCTTTAATCTTCTAAGTACTGTGGAACGATATAGTGCTAACTTATCCAGCGATAAGATATTTTCTATCTCAACGTCCTCTTCATAATATGTGGGAGGATCCACTATAGGTCCATCGATAAATATCACGTCACAATCCTCACACTTCTCAATTAAACCAGTTTCTAAACTAAGCATAAATAGAATGGATTTATTGGATATTACGTTCTTATCGTAGTAATTCTCTATTATTTTGAAATCTTCAGCTATCTCAGACGGAACACTCTTTTTATCCTTCTTTTTCCCTAAGATCTTCACAGCTCTAGCTAGGATAAGAGTTACATCACTTAGCTCTATTTCATATTTACTTCCATCTACTGCACATGCTATGTGGTCAGAATTTATAATCTCGTCAAGTATTCCTATTTTTAATTCCGAATTATTTGATGTAATATCGTCAAAAATCAAGTTAGTTGCCATGTTTATCTTTCCTCTCTCATCAACATCCTTGGTAGCTAGCTCATTTACCTTTTTGATTATCTCATTAATATTCAAACTTTCACCTTTATCGAAATATTTCTCTCTACAAGCATTTTCATAACCTTAATAGCCTCTTCTAAATTATCTTTACTAATCTTTATTTCGCCTTTGTCTATTAGTATTATCAGTATGTTAATCTCATTCTCGTTTAGATTTAATTTTCCTAACTCGTTAACGATAATCTCGTACAGTTCATTGAGGTGTTGTTTAGCTTGTATTTCGACTTCATTTAGCTTAGAAAGTGATTTCTCCTTAGGTATACTAAAAGTTTTTACATCTTTCTGAATTTTAAGAAAGTGATACAAAATTTTCGCATACAATTTTAGTCTATCATTTATTTCCTCGATGTTCTTAATCTTATCGTCTATTATCTTATTCAGATCTTGTTCTACATCCTTTTCTAAGCTGTCAATTTTCCCTTTTACCTTCTCTACGTATCTGATTATCTCTTCGGCGGAATTGAGCTTAACTAGCCTCTCTATATCTGCTTTAATTTCCTCAAGATTATCTTCATATTTATTTAATTCGTTTATCTTCTTCTCTAAGCTCCTTAATTTCTTTAGAGACTCCTTCAGACTTTGTTTAGATACCTCTAATTCCTCTATCATCTCAGTAATTTTTCTATCTTCTTCTCTAAGCTTTTCTACGTCCAAATTCTGCTTATATTGGGTCAATTTTTCTATAAACTCAGCTAAATCCATGTTCTTCTAGAACCTCCTTTATTTCTTGAATCAATTGCGTTATCTTTTGCGTGTTTCTCTCCACGTTTTCCCTCAACTTAGGTAATTCTGGACTTATCTTTTCCAACTCATTTACAATCGTCTCAATATTATTTAATTGAATACCTACCTTACTTAATGATGTAATTTCATCTACTATTGTTCCTTTTAACTCTTCCCCAACGATTGCTACGCCATTTAGTGTCTCTTTCAGTAATTTGAATAATATGAAATAAAGATTCGAGTTGTCTTCAACATGAATTGTAGCAAGTAAATAATCAAGGTATCTTTTGAAAGATTCCGTTTCTCCCCTTTCATTTATCTCTTGAATTCTTTTCGCCAACTTATCCATGTGTATTTTGAAGTTGTCTTTAAGTTCTCGAACTAT includes:
- a CDS encoding NfeD family protein → MAHPVAITLIIIAVLIAILVVTGYISDPIIDIPTLALLGFLTYRVINVVIKTRGRNLYSYEGKIGKAVDDIKSGQEGYVIVEGEYWRALALEDIKKNEDIVVVKREGMKLMVRKKVSDIETSRV
- a CDS encoding DNA double-strand break repair nuclease NurA, producing MNINEIIKKVNELATKDVDERGKINMATNLIFDDITSNNSELKIGILDEIINSDHIACAVDGSKYEIELSDVTLILARAVKILGKKKDKKSVPSEIAEDFKIIENYYDKNVISNKSILFMLSLETGLIEKCEDCDVIFIDGPIVDPPTYYEEDVEIENILSLDKLALYRSTVLRRLKGKNKLIMGIVKNFSHRILIKEFLNSYPALIKARENYIISNIIYKYRLEKSEFNKPIFLGWINWDSLINNQIILDDLKGILKAYNQYKNVFNDSLSIYSIYYQYNITSPIARIDVLVEKEPDFTPIKYLNTWAMQGVREVTLLNKLADELSEINSQDAKKYALLFNLARENYLDINDKLAELMMRKT
- a CDS encoding thermopsin family protease yields the protein MYKVLLIIILLLPLSMPLTIHTISQPSSLAFPSGVTSYPLNTVIYTDFVMGRINISYLNIGSSYLPGGEYFTTGNASLQLNAMVLGKYWAQNVILFHQISNNTFYATLIVNLWNLSGPFSNTTGNSIVYQGLGVICYQGPTFKVNLPLSISLFMEIVNSTLDFGYDINGERGIYFRYPLIGLFQLGGLSLLGLPNDLELVWGGPGGGSVVFMNVSSIANLYYFNGNSLSIVPNAYSIGFDTAEAAFGVKIYSTFPSVFSPMAIETSGLNVPSVLWPIPPHVLVNQTSDRITVKLSISNKSLSGQAVYLETGFPPSVVSSALTNSSGIAVFPNNNYSFYVVYFPGNFTLSSAYYFSSPILNSLSSKFHSYYQDLLNFLNSAQNSFKKGIKSILSKQETSITTTTLTSTTSSPPQFGVNLYIILYILAFVIGMVISAILIRFKL
- a CDS encoding slipin family protein; translation: MAINVGDIVGIVFLIIIIIIFIAMSFRVVREWERAVVLRLGRFLRVKGPGIIFLIPFVDRPLIVDLRVNTVEVPPQTILTRDNVTVSVDAVVYYKVVDPQKAVLSVYNYNVAVLNLAQTSLRDIVGQMELDELLSKREEINKRIQEILDVTTEGWGIKVTAVTIRDIRLSQDLLSAMAKQAEAERLRRAKVILSEGERQAASILADASAYYKDNPSALQLRFLETLSDISQRGGLIIVVPAGNEIYPTLGTSAALSTLSKKLQTETK
- a CDS encoding V-type ATP synthase subunit I domain-containing protein: MDLAEFIEKLTQYKQNLDVEKLREEDRKITEMIEELEVSKQSLKESLKKLRSLEKKINELNKYEDNLEEIKADIERLVKLNSAEEIIRYVEKVKGKIDSLEKDVEQDLNKIIDDKIKNIEEINDRLKLYAKILYHFLKIQKDVKTFSIPKEKSLSKLNEVEIQAKQHLNELYEIIVNELGKLNLNENEINILIILIDKGEIKISKDNLEEAIKVMKMLVERNISIKVKV